The stretch of DNA TGAATGTAAGCAATGCCATTTGGGACATTGCGTTTTTGCTTTTTCGTACCTGATTTTTTCTGTTGTCGCGCCATAATGCTAAGAAATAATTAGCTTGGTTGTTCGTGGGAGTTTCACTGAATGATTTAAGTCTTACTTACCAGGGGCTTTCTTCTTACCTGCTACGGTTTGACGTCTACCACGACGAGTCCGTGCATTTGTCCGCGTCCGTTGTCCGCGTACAGGTAAACCCATACGATGGCGACGACCGCGATATGTTCCGATATCAACTAAGCGCTTGATGTTCATTGCCTCCAAGCGTCTTAGGTCACCTTCGACTTGATAGTTGCTTTCGATTGCGTTTCTCAACGCTGCCACGTCAGTATCGCTTAAATCTTTGACACGAGTATCTGGGTTGACGCCGGTTTGCGCCAAAACCTCTTTTGAGCGAGTTAGCCCAATTCCATAAATGTAAGTAAGACCAATTTCAACGCGTTTGTCGCGTGGAAGGTCTACACCTGCAATTCTTGCCACAATGAATTTCTCCCTATTCCTGCGATCGCTACGATAATGTTTGAAGATGCCACTGATACTAAACCCTTATGCTGTGCTCGTGTCTAGCCTTGGCGTTGCTTATGTTTAGGATTTTCGCAAATTACCATTACCCGACCTTTGCGGCGGATAATACTGCACTTTTCGCAAATTTTTTTGACTGATGCTCTAACTTTCATTTTTCCCTTTATTACAAACTCTATATTATATCAATATTTTTATGAGTGAAGCAAGGTAACTGGAAGTGGCTTTTCAGCCAAAGAAATGCTCCCTGACTGGGGAAAATGCTATTTTTTACGCAACCGATAAGTGATTCTGCCTTTTGTTAAATCGTATGGCGTTAACTCTACTTTGACGCGATCGCCAGGTAAAATTTTGATATAGTTACGGCGGATCTTGCCAGAAATGTGTGCTAAAACATTAAAACCATTGTCAAGGTCTACCCGAAACATCGCATTAGGCAATGACTCGGTGACTGTGCCTTCCATCTCAATTAAATCTTGTTTAGACAATTTAAACGTTCCTCAACTCAACATGCTGCTGTAAATTAAAGCAGCCGCTCGTCTGATTGCGAGCAATGAAAGACGATTGTTAAAACCTTCCAGCTTATCATTAATATATTTTATTAAAATTCGCTGGAAATTTGAGATATCAAACCAGAAGGTGGCAGAAAGCGGTAACACTCGATCGTGGATGTATTACTGCCAGCTGCCATAAAGTTCAAGATAACTTTCTTTAAGAATCAATTACATTGAGCAATTCCGCGGTCACTTCCTCCAAAGATTGATTACCATTAACAGAGACAAGTTGCTGGCGATCGCGGTAAAAGTCGATTAATGGAGCTGTTTGCTCGCGGTATACTTCTAAACGCCGACGAATCACTTCTTCGTTATCGTCTGCGCGACCGCGTCCTAAAAGCCTTGCTATTAGTACATCGTCCGGTACTTCTAAATTAATCACCCGAACGTCTTGATGAATTTGCTTTTGTTGTAGCAGTTCATCCAAAAAGAAGGCTTGACTCACCTTGCGGGGAAATCCATCTAGAATCCAGCCATCTTGAGCATCGGGTTCATCGAGGCGTTCCTCAACCAAGTCATTGACTAATTGATCGGGAACTAGTTCACCCCGCGAGACATAATCTTGCGCCCTGACACCCAAAGGTGTTTGCTTTTGCATTGCTTGGCGCAAAATATCGCCAGTGGAAACATGAGGAATATTCCTGTGATGAGCCAAGGTTTGAGCTTGAGTACCTTTACCCGCACCTGGCGCTCCCAGGAAAATCAATCGCGTCACTATTGTTTCACCATTCCTTCATAACGTTGGGAAATCACGTAAGTTTGAATTTGCTTTGCTGTGTCAATAGCAACACCAACTAGAATGAGCAAAGACGTTGCGCCTAAACCTTGGAAAGTACGAACTTGAGTTGCACTTTCCACGGCAGTTGGAATAATGGCTACCAAACCTAGAAAGATGGCGCCTAAAAAAGTTAAACGGTTCAAGACACGCTCGACATACTCACTTGTAGCTCTGCCAGGGCGAATTCCTGGAATTGTAGCACCCATTTTCTTCAAGTTTTGCGCTAAATCGACTGGATTAACGATTAATGTCGCGTAGAAGTAGCTGAAGAACAGAATTAAAACAAGGTAAGCGAGTGCGTAAATCCAAGGAGTAGGACCGCTAGGGTTCAGATAATTGGCAATTCTCAACAGAAATTCATTGCGGGTAAAACTTGCCAAAGAAGCGGGCAAAATCAGGACGGCAGAAGCAAAAATGATAGGCATAACGCCGCCTTGGTTGAGGCGCAAGGGTAAGTAGCTACGTTGTTCTTGGAAAAAGCGTCGACCAACTTGTCTGCGTGCAGAAATAATCGGGATACGGCGGGTTCCTTCTTGAACGAAGACAATACCGACGATCATAGCGAGGAAGACCAATAGCAGAACAACGACGCCGCCGACAGCTTCTCTGCTACCCGTTTGTGCAAATGCGATCGTGTCTCCTAAGGCTCTAGGAAGTGAAGCGACGATGTTGACAAAAATCAAAAGAGATGCTCCATTACCAACGCCGCGTTCGGTAATTAATTCCGACGCCCACATGATGAACATGGAACCAGCCGTAAGTGCGATCGCTGTCTCGGCGACAAAGACAGGACCTGGGTTG from Chroococcidiopsis sp. TS-821 encodes:
- the rpsM gene encoding 30S ribosomal protein S13, coding for MARIAGVDLPRDKRVEIGLTYIYGIGLTRSKEVLAQTGVNPDTRVKDLSDTDVAALRNAIESNYQVEGDLRRLEAMNIKRLVDIGTYRGRRHRMGLPVRGQRTRTNARTRRGRRQTVAGKKKAPGK
- the rpmJ gene encoding 50S ribosomal protein L36 codes for the protein MKVRASVKKICEKCSIIRRKGRVMVICENPKHKQRQG
- the infA gene encoding translation initiation factor IF-1 is translated as MSKQDLIEMEGTVTESLPNAMFRVDLDNGFNVLAHISGKIRRNYIKILPGDRVKVELTPYDLTKGRITYRLRKK
- a CDS encoding adenylate kinase, with amino-acid sequence MTRLIFLGAPGAGKGTQAQTLAHHRNIPHVSTGDILRQAMQKQTPLGVRAQDYVSRGELVPDQLVNDLVEERLDEPDAQDGWILDGFPRKVSQAFFLDELLQQKQIHQDVRVINLEVPDDVLIARLLGRGRADDNEEVIRRRLEVYREQTAPLIDFYRDRQQLVSVNGNQSLEEVTAELLNVIDS
- the secY gene encoding preprotein translocase subunit SecY; amino-acid sequence: MISRDKAPTAQETFMQMAQAAGLRRRLLVTIGILILARLGVFLPVPGINRALFAQASQAGNNALFGFLDIFSGGGLSTLGVFALGILPYINASIIIQLLTAAIPALENLQKNEGEAGRRKISQITRYVALGWAILQSIFIAAFWLQPYAFNPGPVFVAETAIALTAGSMFIMWASELITERGVGNGASLLIFVNIVASLPRALGDTIAFAQTGSREAVGGVVVLLLVFLAMIVGIVFVQEGTRRIPIISARRQVGRRFFQEQRSYLPLRLNQGGVMPIIFASAVLILPASLASFTRNEFLLRIANYLNPSGPTPWIYALAYLVLILFFSYFYATLIVNPVDLAQNLKKMGATIPGIRPGRATSEYVERVLNRLTFLGAIFLGLVAIIPTAVESATQVRTFQGLGATSLLILVGVAIDTAKQIQTYVISQRYEGMVKQ